A segment of the Streptomyces sp. ITFR-21 genome:
CGGAGCAGGCGGCGTCGCTGGCACGCGTCCTCAGCACGAATCAGTAGCCGAGGACGGCTCCGGCAAAAGTCCGGTACCGGAGTGGGGAGCATCGCGCACGCCGAACGGCTGCTCTACGGCCGCGCTGCGTCTTCTTCCCCAAGACCCGGGCGCCCTCGCTCGGGTACTCGTGTCCTCGTCCCCCGGCGAGGACACGTGCGCAGGACGGGCGGTAGGACCGTCCGACGCGACAACTTGCTGCGTCGGGGCGTAAGGACCCCTTGCCCCACAACTTGCTGCGCCGCAGATCGCCTGTGTCCAGCGCTGCCGTGCCCGGCGCTTCTCGTACTTCGGTCCGCGTTCTCACCGGAGACGGTGAGCGACCCGTCCCACCCGTTGCGCTCCTGGTCAGCGCAGGTACGGGTGGAATCCTGGTGCGGGTCGACCCGTTGCGGGACAACGACCCGTCCCCGTGCTGACCTGCACGGGGACGGGTGGGGCGGGTGGATGCGGGTCAGCCCTCGCCGCCTGGGGCCGTCTCCGGTCGAGGGCAGCCTGCCGGGCTCGCTGCGGCCAGCCGCCTCCAGCGAGGTCGGCGACGGCCACCAGCGGCTCCCACGTGTCCGCCGCCCGGTCCTCCACCGGCAGCGCGGGCTCCATAGCCGCCGCCGTATCGGTCAACGGCACCAGCCACCCGGCCAGCCGGTCCCGCAGAACGTGCAGCAGCGGGGTGTCGCGACGAGAGCGGAACGGCAGTACCGTCTCCCCCGGTCCGCGCCTGCGCATCCGGACCACGACCGCCCGGTCCATGATCGTGTCCGGCAGGTCCCCGATCCCGGCCAGTGCCGCCATCGCGAAGGTGGCGAACTTGGTGGGTTTGTGCTCCGGCCCGACGACCCGAGTGGTGGGCCGGTTTCGCTGGTGACCGGAGTTGAGCAGGCCGCGCATCTCCTCGTTCTTCTCCGCGACCTTGACGCTGCCGAAGATGGTGTCCGCCTCGTCCACCAGCAGTGTCGGCGGCTGCTCGGTGATCGACCGGAAGATCGCCGCCGGGGTCGAGTTGACCGTGATGAAGGGGTCATGGACGGTGTCGTGCAGCACGTCCAGCAGCCGCGACTTCCCGCACCGCTTCGCCGGGCCGACCACCGCCAGGCGCGGCGCGTGCTGCCACGCCGGTTGCAGATGAGTGGCCGCGACCCACAAGGTGACCGCGTCCAGGGCCTCACCGCTCGGCATGACCACGTACCGGGCAATGGCTGACCGCAGCTCGGTCAGCAGGTCAGCGCCCTCCGAGAGCGCACTCCTCGGCGGTGGATCGACCGGACCCGTCGGCTGACCGACCGGGGTGACCGGCTCCCGGTCAGTGACCGCGGTCAGGCGTCCGGCTGTTCCGGTCAGCCGGTCAGTAACCGGAAGAGGCCCGGTCACCACAGCCGACTGGTCGCCGGACGGATTCGGCTTGGCGGTCAGTTCCGCGAGCGGCTGCCGCGTCGTACGTTCCGGCTGACCGGGTACGGTGACCGGCGGCCAGGCTGCCGCAGGGGGTGCGTCGCGGACAGCCGTTGTCATAGGCTCCATGGGTAGCTCCTCGACCGGTGGGTGCAGGCTGGCCGGCCCGCCCCACCTGGGTTGATCGTTTCTGGCGTACAGGGGAGTTGTGAGCCTCCGGCGTTGGCGCGTCGGGGGCTCGTTCGTTCTCGGCGGTTGGCGCCGCGCGAGCGACCACGGACAGTACGACGAACGCGCGCAGCAGTCCACGGGATCTTCGGCGGCGTCCAACGGGCGCGCGTACCGGGGCCATGCACATCACGCCGCGAGCCCGAGCAGAGCCTGCAGCTCGGCCGTCACCACTCGGTACGAATTGCCCAACCGCAGAACGCGGCACGGGTACTGGCCGCGCTTGGCCAACTCGTAGCCCTTGCTCCGTCCCAGCCCGAGCGCGCGGTTCGCCGTCTCCAGGTCCACCGCCGCCGGCAGCGCCAGCAGTTCGTCCTTGGCCATGCCCCTGACCACCGGCCGGGTCGTATGGCTCTCACGCATAGCCGCCTCCTCCATATACAGCTCTCGGCGAACACGGTCTCACATCCGGCTCCAAGCCCAGGTCAGGAGGGTGCACCAAGCTACTGTGTCGCCATGACACAACGCAGTGCTGATGCTGGGCGGAATGAAGACAACGCCCCCGAGTGGGCCGACCAGGTCGTGGCGACGGTGGCAGCCGAGGTCCGCCGACTTCGGAAGGAGCTGGGCATGAGCGGCGAAGACCTGGCCCGCGCCTGCGCCGATCTCGGGTACGCCATTCCGCGCAACGTCATCGCCAACATGGAATCCGGCCGTCGTGCCCAACTCCCCCTGGTCGAGGTGATGGTGCTCGCCAAGGCCCTGCACGTGGCGCCGATCTGCCTGATCTATCCCGTCGGCCTCGTGGACCGCGTACAGGCGCTCCCCGACGAGGAACCGACCGACACGTTCGACGCACTCCAGTGGTTCACCGGCGAGTCGTACGGCTACGACGGCCCCAGCCCCCAACTGCGCGAGCGCAGAGCCGCACCGCGACGGACCTGGTCAATGGATGCCGAGGGCAACATCGTCTGGAAGGACGCCCCGGCAGACGGTCTCTGAACCTGCAGGGGGAAGCACTATGAAGGGCTCGACTCACCGCCGCTGCTACTGCCGTGACACCGATACCGGCCGACCGCTCGGCAGCAACTGCCCCAAGCTCGCGAGCCGCAAGCACGGCTCCTACTCCGTACGCCAGGAACTCCCGTCCCGCGAGGACGGCACCCGCCGCTCCTTCAGCCGCGCCGGGTACGACAACCTCAAAGCCGCCCAGGCGGACCTGGACCACGTCCGCACCCTCCTCGGCCTCGCCGACACCGACGACCCGGACAGCGTCGAGCGCGTCGCGGCCCTACTGGAACGCCTGGTCGACGAGAAGGCGCCGCTGCCCGAGGTCGAGGAGATCCGCCGACGCCTCCGCTCCGGGCTCGACCTACGCGGCGGCACGACGGTCGGCGAGTGGCTGGACCTCTGGTTCGCGTCCAAGAAGCGCCGCAGGACGACCCTCAACGGCTACGCCTCTCACATCAACGTCCACCTCAAGCCGCGCATCGGCCACGTGCGGCTCGACCGGCTCAACGTCGGCCACCTCGTGGAGATGTTCGACGGCATCGCCGACGCCAACGAGGTCATCGCTGCCAAGAACGCGGCGCGTCGGGCACAGATTGCCCGTTGCAAGCCGAGTGCGCCGGGGCGGCCCGTAGTAGCCGAACGGGCATGGCTGGCGGCGGAGCGGGCGAAGCTCGCCGAGATGCCGCCCTTCCGCAAGCTGACCGGTCCCTCCACCCAGCAGGCGATACGCCGGACCCTGCGCGCCGCGCTCAACTCCGCCATCGCGCAACAGCTCATCACCTTCAACCCGGCCTCCCACGTCGAACTCGCCTCGGGCCGCAGGCCGAAGCCCCTGCTCTGGACGGACGAGCGCGTTTGGCGGTGGCGGCAGACCGGCGAGATACCCGGCCCGGTCATGGTCTGGACACCGCAGCAGTTCGGCGTCTTCCTCGACGCCGCCCAGGAGGACCGGCTGTACGCCCTGTTCCACCTCGTCGGCTTCCGCGGCCTGCGTCGCGGCGAAGCCGTCGGCCAGGACTGGAGCAACGTCGACCTCAAGGCCGGCCTCATCACCCCGGCCAAGGAGATCGTGGTCGACGGCTGGGACCCGTACGAGGCCGAGCCGAAGACGGACGGCAGCGCCAACACCATCGCCCTCGACAGCCTCACGATCGCCGCCCTCCGCTCCCACCGGAAGCGCCAGAAGAAGGACCGCAAGAAGTGGGGCACGGCCTGGAACGACACCGGCAAGGTCTTCACCCGCGAGGACGGCTCCTGGCTCCACCCCGAGATGGTCTCCGATACCTTCCGCCGCATCCACGCAACGACCGACCTCCCGCCGATCACCTTCCGCGACCTCCGCCATGTCGCAGCGACCCTCACGCACGCCGGCGGCGGCGACATCCACACGGTGAAGGAGGTCCTGCGCCACTCCACGATCACCCTGACGTCGGACACGTATACGAGCCTCCTGCCGGAGCTGGACCGGGAGGTCGCGGAGAAAGCTGCCGCGCTGGTTCCCCGTGCTCAGCTGAGGAGCAGCCGCTGAAGCCGGACCCCCACGATCACCATGCAGGTGAAGCGTGCTTGCCTCGGCGCATCAATCAGGCACTCCAACCGGAGCACGCCTGAACTGTGTGCGCCGGTCGCCTTGTTCGATGGATACTGCCTCTTAACAAAGTAGGTGCGCGGCCTCGCCAGCCTTGCAAAACCTTCGCCAGGGACCATCGACAGTGGAATAATCATCCAGCTGGTCTCAACTTTTCCGTCAACGTCTACTGGAGCACGACGTGGCAGGATTCGATGGATATTTCACTTTCCACCCCGATAATTTGGAAGTAGTCCGAGCCATGAACGGGGCGGCACGAAGACGGGCGCGCAGCATGAATATTCGTTGGAGGAGCCGCGCCACATGGGACGGTGAGGGTTATACGGCCGTAGACGGCTGGACCTATGGCCTGGACATCTTCCTGGAGAGACTTCGCCGAGATCTCCCCACCATTGCCGAGGCTACACCTGGCAGGCACTCACCTGCCTACCGTCGCAAACTGGGCAACGGATACGCAGATATTCTCACCAAACACCGCTGCACCTGGTACGAGCGCTACTCCCGCGACGAGAATTGGTTCGTTCCGAAGCTACGGGCTCTCAAGGCATCCTCAGTGTGGCCAGTACACTCTCTATGGCCTGCTAGCGATGATCAGGAGCTAGGTAATCGGCTCATCGTCGCGCAAACCGTGATGGCCGCCTGGTGCGTCGAGGAAGTTGCTCCAGAGGTGGTAATCGAGGAGCTGCACACGGCAGCAGAGCTCATGCTGAAACGAATTACGGGTATGCCCGATCGGACCAAATTCCCCGATCTAATCCGAGAGGCTCGGCGAATGAAAGCGTTGAGAACCGACCCTCTGATTTTCAACTACAAGGAAGCGAAGACGGCTTTGACGCCGCAGCAGCTGCTGAAATCACTACTTCGAGAGCGGAACTCCACCAAACATGGCGGCAGCTCTCAAGCCGCAAAATGGCTCGACAACCACTTCTGGGCCACCGCCGGCGTCTTGGAGGCAATGTCCGCTTCCGTTTAGCCTCGATATTGCGCGCGGATCCGGCGTCTACCCCACGGTCCATGTTAGTTATTCAGCGGCCAGAGGTGCGGCCTCAGCGCTACCCTGACTCGCATGTCTGATGAGCTGACGTTGCAGCATCTCACGGAAGATGAGCTTCCACCACTTCGCTCAGAAGAGGAGATGGAACAGCTCCAGCTTCGCATGTCTTTGCTGGTCGGTGAGGTGGCTCGCGCGAGTGCATCGCTTGAGGATTTTCTACGGACGCTCATGATCGCTCTCCTGGACAGCAAGTACGGCGAAGTGGCCGCTGCAGGCCTGGGCGCCAATGAGCTGGTAGACATGTGCACCGCCCTGGCAAAGATCAACCACGAGCTAACAGAGCCTCAGCGTGCCGCATGCCGGAGCCTACTCGGGACGGTCAAGCCACTACTTACCAGACGCAACAGTTTGGTGCATGGCGTCTGGGCGCCGGAACACGTCTCCGTAGAGGAACCGTTGCCCAGCAAGGCCATAGCAAGCATCAGCAAGAGGCGTAGCGCAACAGTCCACGTAGAGATCTCGTTCGAAGAGGCAGAGAAACTGGCGGAGGAGCTCAGCAAATTGGGTTCTGAGATCTTCACGTGGACCTGTCGCTCCCTGACCCGGCAACTGCGTCGCGAACAGGTCACCGAACCACCGCCTGAGGCAACGGACCAGAATGGCGTGTGACCTGCCACCAGCAATAGACGGGCACCGCGCCTACTGAGGTTGAACTCGTGATGTCGCTATGCGGGTTGGATGGTCAGGCCGGTCTCGGTGAGGCAGCCGTCGATCAGGTTGCTGCGGTACTGGATGCTACGGAGGCCATGGCGAATGGTGCGGATGAGGTGTTCGGGGGTGGTGAACGCGACGTTGGAGAGCCAGCCGCGTCGCAGCAGGGACCAGATTCCTTCGACGGGGTTGAGGTCGGGGGCGTAGGGCGGCAGGTAGTAGATGGTCAGCCAGTCGCGTGAATCGGCGAACTCGCGCAGGCCGGCGGCCTTGTGGACGTTGAGGTTGTCCCAGATGAGAACGATCGGGCCGCCGAGCTGCTGGTGGGCGCCGTCAGCAGGTCCCGGTAGTCGCGCCAGGAGAAGCTCTTGCGTCCGTCACGGTTGCCGTCGTCCCTGCGGGGCCGGTAGATCAGCCGGGAGCGGTGGCCTGGTCTGTAGCAGGTCAGTGCGGCGATCGAGACGCGTCTGCGGGAACGGCCGCGGACGCGCACGACCGGGGTGCGGCCCCGTGGCGACCATGTTCTGGCCTGCGGCGGTGTCATGGAGAAGCCGGCTTCGTCCTCGAAGACCAGCCAGGCCCCACGGCCCGCCGCTAGCCTTCCGCGCGGGGCCAGACCTCCTTGACCCACCCTGCCACCGCATCGTCGTAGCGTTCCATGGCCCGTCGGGCCGGGACCTGGCAGGACCAGCCGTTGCGGACCAGCAGCTTGCGCACCCCCTGGACCGTGTAGGCCAGGTGGAAGCGTCGGCCGATCACGGTCTTGATCCGGCCCAGGGTCCAGCGCTGGTCCTCCCAGCCGTGTGCAGCCGGTCCCTTCGCCAGCTCCGCCTCCAACTGGGCGAACTGCTTCTCGTTCAGCCTCGGCAGCGAGGCCGGGCCCTGCGACCGCAAGGACCGCGGACCGCCCTCGGCCCACGCGTGACGCCATCGCTGCACCGAGCGGACACTGACCCGCAGGTCCCTGGCTATTGAGGTACTGCCCTCGCCCCGGGCGAACCGCTCAGCCGCCTGAAGCCGTAACTCCTCACGCCTGGACTGCCGTTCGGCGGTCAACCCGCCACCCTGTGGATACCGCATCCTCCGGTGATACCGCAGCCAGGCACCAACCGTCAGCCCCTACGACTCCACGAGTTCAACCTCAGTAGCTATCGTTCACTTGTCCAGCACGTGGCAGACGAGAGGCACAGCGACACCGATAAGACGGGAACCCTCAGCTCCGCGCATGTCGTGGGCGGTGCGGTGATGGATTCCCGACCGTCGCCACGACTCCCGGCCACCAGCGGCCGCCCACCCCTACTGCGGCGGCACGAGTTCTGCGGGAGCGCCACGTGCCAGGCCGACTCACCCAACTCGCCCCCTTGCCGACCCCTCGACCCAAGCAGCCAACAGGCCAGGCCGCTGAACAAGCCTCTAGTGTTCCGTGCTTGAAGTCTATTTGCGTTTGATCTTGTTGAGGATCTGGTCGGCAGATTTGGTCCAGGTGAACGGCTCGCAGCGGGTGTTGTAGCCGTCGATGAAGGCGCGGATGGCGGCCTTGAGGTCGGGGACGGATTCGAAGGTGCCGCGTCGTATGGCCTGGCGGGTGATGATCCCGAAGAAGATTTCGACCATGTTCAGCCATGAGCAGGAGGTGGGGGTGAAGTGCAGGGTCACACGGGGGTTCTTCGCCAGCCACGCCTGCACGTTGGGGTGCTTGTGGGTGGCGTAATTGTCGACGACGACGTGGAGTTTCACCCGGGGGTGGGCCCTGGCGACCTGCTTGAGGAAGGCCAGGAACTCCTTGTTGGTGTGCCGTTCGAAGCAGGCGTCCGCGCTGATCTTTCCGGTGGCGACTTCCAGGGCGGCGAACAGCGACGTGGTGCCGTTGCGCTTGTAGTCGTACGTCTGCCGCCTTGGCAGCCCCGGCCGCAGCGGCAGGATCGGGGCAGTACGGTCCAGGGCCTGGATCTGCGTCTTCTCGTCCACGCAGACCACCACGGCCTTCTCCGGCGGCGCCAGATACAGGCCCACTACGTCGCGGATCTTCGATTCCAGCTCCGGATCGGTGGAGAACTTGAAGGTCTCCACACGGTGCGGCTGGATGCCCCACTTCCGCCAGACCTTGGCCACAGCGGAGAACGACAGGCCCAACTCCCTGCCCAAAAGCCGCGACGACCAGTGCGTCACACCCAGATAGGCCGGCGGCCGGCCGTCCGCGGCCACCGTCGCCACCAGCACCGCCACCTCGTCCACCGTCCCCGGCCGCCCCGGACGCGGCAGATCCCCCAGCGACTCGACCCCCGAAGCCCCGTACCGGTCACGCCACTTCAACACCGTCGGACGCGAGGTCCCCAGCCGGGCGGCAATGTCCGTGTTGGACACGCCCTCCGAAGCCAGCAGCAAGATCCGCGCCCGCTGCACCAACCCTGCCGGGGCCGTCGACATCCGCGTCAACGCCTCCAGGCGCGACCGGTCACCCTCGCGAAGCTGCAACGCAGTGGCCAGATACACAGCCTCATTATCCCAACCCTCCAGACGTAAAGCTATTTCAAACACAGAACACTAGGTCTCGAAGGGACGGAGCCGGGCACAAGCTCAAGTGGCCGTCCTCGCGCTCACGCATCGCTCACGCACGACCCCCGGCGTGGCTGTGCCCCGGCCGTCTTCCGAGAGCCGGGGCACCAAACCCACAGGTCAGAAGCGTCTAACGACACCCGACCCCGTAGGCCGTGTGGGACTCGAACCCACAACCAATGGATTAAAAGTCCACTGCTCTGCCAATTGAGCTAACGGCCCGCACACCGCAGCATAGCCGGGATCGTGGGGCGGGTCGGCGTCGTATCGGGGGGCGGCGAGTCGCCGTGGGAAGGGCGGGGGGTTGCGGGTTGGCATCGGGGCCGGAGAGGCCGGGGGTGCGCGTCTCCCTTGGGGAGGGGGACGGGGCAGGGACGCTCCCGGGAGTCGCTTCCGAGGACCCCGGCGCACCCCGGGTGCACACGGAAGCCGACAGCGGCGACCGCCCCCGGCCGCTAAGGCGCCCCGCACGCCCCGCTCCGCGAAGGACCCACTCCCGACGCCAGCGCAGCCAGCGCCCCCGCGCCCCGAAGCCGACGCACCCCGGGATAGCGCTCGGCGTTCAGCCACCCCGGCCGCACCGGCACCCAAGAGCCCGCACACCCCAAAGCGGGGGCGCCCAGCACCGCACCCGCGCCCCGAGGCCAGGGCGCCCCAACCGCCCCCCAGTCCGGGGTGCCCGAACACACCCCCGCGCCCCCGAAGCCGAGGCGCCCAGCACCGCCCCCCGCGCCCCCGAAGCCGGGGGCACCCCCGCCTCCCGCCCCCCAAAAGGGCTCAGGTGCCGCCGGTCCCGGTCAGCTGATGCGGGAGTACTGCTTCCAGCCGGTCTTCGTGTACAGGGTGCCCGCTGCCAGGCCGCCCTTGCCGTTGGCGTTGAGGAGGAAGACGCCGCCGCCGGGGGTGCGGCCGAGGATGTCCTGGCGGCCGTCGTTGTCCATGTCGCCGGCGGCGACGAGGTCGCGGTAGCCGTTGAAGCCGGTGCCGATCTTGGTGCGGACCGCGTAGCCGCCCTTGCCGTTGCCGCGGAGGAGCCAGAGGGTCCCGGCGGGGTCGCGGGCGACGATGTCGGCGACGCCGTCGCCGGAGAGGTCGCCGCGGCCGGTGAGGAGGTCGTACGCGTTCCAGCCGGACCCGATGGCGACCCGGGGCGCCAGCCCGCCCCTGCCGTCGCCCTTGAAGAGCCACAGGTTGCCGGAGGTGTCGCGGGCGAGCAGGTCGGGGAAGCCGTCGCCGGAGAAGTCGACGCTGGCGAAGAGCGAGGTGTAGCGGTCGAAGCCGTTGCCGAGCCAGGTCTTGGCCGCGGTGTCGAGGTCGTAGCCGTGGGTGCCGGGGTAGCGGTAGAGGGCGCCGCCGGGCGTGCGGGCCAGGAGGTCGCCGTAGGCGTCGCCGTCCAGATCGCCCGCCTGGGTCAGCCAGTCGTAGTGGACGTCGAAGTACTCGGTGTCGCCGCCGGGGTAGTCGCTGTCGGTGCCCGTCAACCGCCCGCTCGGGTCGATGAACTGCCAGGAGACATACGCGGTGTTCGGGTACGGCTCGGGCAGTTGGGTGACGACGGAGCCGTTGCCGCCGTTGACGTACTGCGGCACGAACACGTCCCGGCTCCACGCCAGCATCTGCCCACGGTACGCGGTCACGTTGACGTAGACGCGGACCCCGCTCGCGGCCACGCAGCCGGTCGCGCCGGTGGCGGAGAGGCCGATGAGCTTGCCGCCGGCCAGCAGGGCGCCGCCGGCGTCGCCGACGCACTGCTGCGCGGGGTCGGGCGCCGCCGTGCCGGACTTCGGCAGGGTGCAGAAGGTGCCGGCGGCCTGGGGGTGTCCTAGGTACGCGCCGCAGGTGGCGGGCGACAGGATCGACACCTGCTCCTTGTGGGCGACCCGCCGGCCGTCCGGATCGCCCTGCCCGGCCCAGGAGTAGAAGGTCGCGCCGGCCCCCGCCGCGTACAGCTTCGCGTCGGCGGTGGTCGCCAGGTCGGGGTGACCGGAACCGGTGGTGTAGCTCACCGGCGGGTTGTCGGCCCTGGCCACCGCGAAGGCTCCGGTCCGGGTGGCCGTGTCGTACTGCGGGGCGACGCGGTAGGTGGGATTCGTCGTACTAGAGTCGGGCGTCCCGCCGTGGTACCCCTGCGCCCAGTCGGCGGACGTGCGGCCGGTGAAGCAGTCCGGGCCGGTCAGTTCACGCACCCGGTTCAACTCGACGGCGCTGCACAGGCGTTCGGTGCCCTTGGCCGGGTTGTACGTGCCGTACCCCACCAGCCAGGACGGGAAGTCCGGCGTCGCGGCCCGCGCGGTCGGCGCGCCGGCCGCCAGTGCCGCGCCGGCCAGCAGTGCCAGCG
Coding sequences within it:
- a CDS encoding DUF3631 domain-containing protein, which codes for MEPMTTAVRDAPPAAAWPPVTVPGQPERTTRQPLAELTAKPNPSGDQSAVVTGPLPVTDRLTGTAGRLTAVTDREPVTPVGQPTGPVDPPPRSALSEGADLLTELRSAIARYVVMPSGEALDAVTLWVAATHLQPAWQHAPRLAVVGPAKRCGKSRLLDVLHDTVHDPFITVNSTPAAIFRSITEQPPTLLVDEADTIFGSVKVAEKNEEMRGLLNSGHQRNRPTTRVVGPEHKPTKFATFAMAALAGIGDLPDTIMDRAVVVRMRRRGPGETVLPFRSRRDTPLLHVLRDRLAGWLVPLTDTAAAMEPALPVEDRAADTWEPLVAVADLAGGGWPQRARQAALDRRRPQAARADPHPPAPPVPVQVSTGTGRCPATGRPAPGFHPYLR
- a CDS encoding site-specific integrase, whose product is MKGSTHRRCYCRDTDTGRPLGSNCPKLASRKHGSYSVRQELPSREDGTRRSFSRAGYDNLKAAQADLDHVRTLLGLADTDDPDSVERVAALLERLVDEKAPLPEVEEIRRRLRSGLDLRGGTTVGEWLDLWFASKKRRRTTLNGYASHINVHLKPRIGHVRLDRLNVGHLVEMFDGIADANEVIAAKNAARRAQIARCKPSAPGRPVVAERAWLAAERAKLAEMPPFRKLTGPSTQQAIRRTLRAALNSAIAQQLITFNPASHVELASGRRPKPLLWTDERVWRWRQTGEIPGPVMVWTPQQFGVFLDAAQEDRLYALFHLVGFRGLRRGEAVGQDWSNVDLKAGLITPAKEIVVDGWDPYEAEPKTDGSANTIALDSLTIAALRSHRKRQKKDRKKWGTAWNDTGKVFTREDGSWLHPEMVSDTFRRIHATTDLPPITFRDLRHVAATLTHAGGGDIHTVKEVLRHSTITLTSDTYTSLLPELDREVAEKAAALVPRAQLRSSR
- a CDS encoding IS630 family transposase — encoded protein: MATALQLREGDRSRLEALTRMSTAPAGLVQRARILLLASEGVSNTDIAARLGTSRPTVLKWRDRYGASGVESLGDLPRPGRPGTVDEVAVLVATVAADGRPPAYLGVTHWSSRLLGRELGLSFSAVAKVWRKWGIQPHRVETFKFSTDPELESKIRDVVGLYLAPPEKAVVVCVDEKTQIQALDRTAPILPLRPGLPRRQTYDYKRNGTTSLFAALEVATGKISADACFERHTNKEFLAFLKQVARAHPRVKLHVVVDNYATHKHPNVQAWLAKNPRVTLHFTPTSCSWLNMVEIFFGIITRQAIRRGTFESVPDLKAAIRAFIDGYNTRCEPFTWTKSADQILNKIKRK
- a CDS encoding FG-GAP-like repeat-containing protein, whose protein sequence is MRALGAARRGRRSPAALITTLALLAGAALAAGAPTARAATPDFPSWLVGYGTYNPAKGTERLCSAVELNRVRELTGPDCFTGRTSADWAQGYHGGTPDSSTTNPTYRVAPQYDTATRTGAFAVARADNPPVSYTTGSGHPDLATTADAKLYAAGAGATFYSWAGQGDPDGRRVAHKEQVSILSPATCGAYLGHPQAAGTFCTLPKSGTAAPDPAQQCVGDAGGALLAGGKLIGLSATGATGCVAASGVRVYVNVTAYRGQMLAWSRDVFVPQYVNGGNGSVVTQLPEPYPNTAYVSWQFIDPSGRLTGTDSDYPGGDTEYFDVHYDWLTQAGDLDGDAYGDLLARTPGGALYRYPGTHGYDLDTAAKTWLGNGFDRYTSLFASVDFSGDGFPDLLARDTSGNLWLFKGDGRGGLAPRVAIGSGWNAYDLLTGRGDLSGDGVADIVARDPAGTLWLLRGNGKGGYAVRTKIGTGFNGYRDLVAAGDMDNDGRQDILGRTPGGGVFLLNANGKGGLAAGTLYTKTGWKQYSRIS